GGTTGGGCTGTTTTATTTTAAGGTATTCAATACGAGTAGGCTCAATTTGTATGGCACAGAAGTGGTTCCTGTCATTAAGGTATTCAATTTCATCTGGGGCGTTCATAGTTGTTCCTGGAGCAATATGAGTGGTGTAGTCTTTCTTATTGCCATCAGGTACATGGCTCCAATACTCTTTTAATACCTGTGGGTCCGTAATTTCTGAGGCTTTTCCTTCAATGGTAATCTGCAAAAGCTTTTCTGGGTGATAGAATAATAGACTAACCTTGTTATTTTTCTGAATTTGAGAAACTTTTGGTGAGCGTTCATCCGTATAAAACACTAAGTTTAAATTATCATTAAAGTGTCTAAAGACCACAGTACGTTGGCTTGGTACTCCTGACTGCCCTGTAGAAGCTAGGGTGAAAAACCTAAATGGGTGGCCTCTCTCGGTAATTCCTTTTCTTATTTCGGCTAGTGTTTCATCCCAAAAAATAGAAGTCATGTAAATGCTTTTGAATAAAAGTAGAAAAAACTTTTAAAAGCGGGTAGGGTATTTGGCAAGTAGAGTGTTATTAGTAAAAATGCTATGAAAACGATTTTTAATTAAACCGTTTCATGTGTTTAGGTTGGTTTTTTTGATTTTGATGAAAAGTCCGGGTTTGGTATCCCGGACTTTTACTTTTTAATAGGGTGCCTCTTGTTTCAACTCATATTCAATTACCTTTTCAGTAAGCTGATAACCAGCAAAAACACCCACAACATTTTCGCCTTCAATGTTGTTAGATGCAATACTGTACTCAACAAACGGGTTTCCGTCATTATAATCATTTAAAAAAGTAGCACGACGGTTTAAATAAAGAATTTCTTCAACATTTGTTACTTGTAGTGTTACTCTAGCAGTAACGACTTCTTCTGTATAACCAAATCCAAAAGATGAATTTTGCCTCAAAGTTTCTCCATCTCCAATAGCATCGGTCAAAAAGCTATTCAGTTCAAAATCCAATGGCCATTCATATAATTGTCCTTGCTCTTCTGTTTCTATCTTGCCACCAATTAGGTAGAAATTGTTTTTACCAATAATATCTTGAAAAGCAATGTCTAATATGTATTGTCTTGAGTACTCATTTTCAAATTCTAGAGTTATTTTCTCGGTAATCGAGTTTATTTTTTTCGGGATGGTACAACTTGAGGTAAAGTTGCTATTATTGGCAGAAACCCTCAGAAAATAAGTGCTGCCTTCAACAATATCAAACTCTGATGCATTGGCTTGATAGTTTCTTTTTTCCGAGTTATATATGAGGTTAATTTCATTATTTTGCTCATCACTTATAATGACTTCTGCATCTTTTATTGTTAATCTCTCTTTATTTGTTTCATTACTGTAATTGTCCAGTGGAGAGCCTACAGCTGGTATGGTATTGGATACGTGTATACTGAGCAAAGTGTCCGATGGTGATAGATAACCAAGTATATAGGTACTACCTTCTACATTAAGTAACTCATCGGCATCTACGGGGTCTTGACAGGCACTACACAGTAAAACGAACAATAAACTTATCTGAATATATTTATACATGGTTTAAAACTTAAAAGTGTAATTAATAGATGGTATCAGCATAAGTACAGATGTTCGTATCAATTCCTTTTCAATCGGTTTTGGGGCATAAGAGTCATAATTTTTATCTTCAATAGTGTATATAAAAGGGTTTCTTCTTGCGTAAGAATTGTAAAGTAACACTCCCCAAATACGTTCCCTATTCTTCTTTTTCTTTTTATGAAATTGGATTCCTAAATCTAACCTATGGCTTGTTTCTCCGCGAAAATTATTGCGTTGGGTGGTAAAATCTTCCGTACCAGTGAAGCTGCTATACATGTCATTGTTGAAAATGGGGAAATCTACAGCATTGGCTATACGCTGCTGGTTGGGCAAGGTGTAGTTGTTACCTGTTGATAGTACCCAAGTACCTGATAGGGTTATTTTTTCATTTGGCTTATAAATTCCTACTAATGATATATCGTGCCTACGATCATAACGGTCATAAAATTTATTACCTAGGTTTAATTCATCAAACTGACGTTCAGACCATGATAATGTATAGCCGAGCCAACCGGTTAAGGGGCCGGTCTGCTTTCTAAAAAGTATTTCTGCGCCATAGGCCCAGCCTTGTCCCGAAGTAATATTTTCTTCCCAATTAGTATTCTTGCCGGTTTCAAAGTCATCAATAGCTAAGAAAGAGGCTCCTTCTTTATAAGCAATAACATCATCTAAGGTCTTGTAATAGCCTTCAAGAGTTACGGAATAGTCTTTGTCAAAGAAATCTTTGGCAACACCAATAGCAAGCTGTTGGGAGGTCTGTGGTTTTATATTATCAGTAGATGATACCCATAAATCTGTAGGCAAACCAATACCCGAGCTAGATAAGAGATGAATGTATTGGTTCATACGAGAATAAGAGGCCTTAAACGCAAGGTCTGGCTTCATGTTATAAGATAGTGCTAACCTCGGTTCTGGGTTAATGTAATGTTTGTCTTTGTAATTGAAATAGCTGAGCCTAATACCAGGTGATAAACTTAACTTGTCGGTAAGTTTCCAATCATCTTCTACATATACAGCCCCTTCAAAAGAATTCAGTTCTTGTTCTTTATCTATGTCTGAGTTAAATTCGTCTTTGAGTAACAAGCGCTGCGGTGTAAAGTTATGTCGGGTTGCATTGGCGCCAAATCTAATAGTATGCTTGCTGTTGGGGTAATAATCAAAATCAGTCTTTAATGTGTAATCATTAATGCCTGAGCTGCTTTTGAAGAGGTATTGTTGGTCTTCAAAATCTTCTTCTATTAACAGCTTAAATTTATAGTTGCTGAAAATAAGTGAAGTGTTAGAGAAAAGCTTGTTGTTAAATTGGTGATTCCAACGAAGGGTAGAGGTGATGTTTCCCCATTGCAGTCTAGATTTATCTTTATCGCCATCATTATAAACACTGTTGTCATAGAACTTATCTTGCCCAAAGTAATTACTCCAGAACAATTTGTCTTTGGGGCTGAATATATGGTGAATCTTAAAGTTGAAATCTGTGAAATAATACCCTGTTCTATTTCCTTTCTTACTTTCTATAAAGGGACGTGCCATAATATCTGCATAGGTACGGCGTCCACTGGCTATAAAAGAGGTTTTTCCTTTATTGATAGGGCCTTCAAGTAGGGCAGAAGAGGATATAAGACCTATGTTGACTTTGCCAGATAGCTTTTCTTTATTACCATCTTTCATATCCAATTTAATAACGGAGGATAACCGTCCGCCAAATCTAGCGGGAAAACCACCTTTGAACGCTTCTACAGATTTAATGGCATCACCATTAAAGACCGAGAAAAAGCCAAAAAGGTGGTTGGAGTTGTAAACAACGGCATCATCTAAGATAATTAGGTTTTGGTCCGGTGTGCCACCACGAACAAAGAAACCGGAACTACCTTCTGAGCCGCCTTGAATACCTGGCATGAGTTGCAAAGTTTTAAGAACATCCTTTTCGCCTAACAAGGCGGGTATGTCTTGAATGTCTGCAGGTTTTATTTGAACGGTACTCATTTGGGTAACCTTGCTCTCCCTTATTCTTTCATCTGCAGTAACAACTACTTCATCAAGATTCTCAGAAGAAGGTTTTAATGCAATCGATAAAATTTTGTCTTCCATTAAATTTACTTGTCGCCTTTCACTTCCAAAACCAATGTATGAAATAATGATTTCGTGATTTCCTTCGGGAAGAGTTAAAGAGAAAAATCCATAGTCATTTGTTGTGGTGCCTAATTTTAATTCGGGTACATAAATGGAAACTCCCAAGAGATGTTCTCCGCTTCCACTTTCAGTAATGTACCCACTAATGGTATATTTTTTTTCGGCTTGATTGAGAGTTTGGTGATTGCTTTTAAAAATTAAAAGTGGTCCAATATTTTTGTGAATTCCACTTTTGGGCTTGCAAGTAGGTCTGCTCATTTTTGCTTGACCTTGATGAAATAATACAAGAAAAAATGAGGTACAGTAGATAGTTTTTTTCAAGATATGTTCGTTTTTTGATTGATGTAATCACTGCTTTTATACACTGATGAAATGTTGATGAAGCAGTAAATTCTTACGCAAGAAAGTCATAATCATTAGAGGAGGCTGTTAACGAAAAGATAAATAAAAATGAGACAAAGAAAGACACCTAATAGTGATTCGATTTTTGAAAGATAAAAATTTAAAATCCAGATTTAAGAGGGTAAATGAGCTGTATTTTATTAAAATTAACATAATTTAACATTTTGTAGGAATTTATTTAAAACATTTAAAACCAGAGTTTTATTATTTTTTATATGAAGTTATTATTTATATTTAGTGAATTTGGGTAAAAATGAGTGTTTTGGTGTGATTTCCTTGGTTAATTCTCGAAAAAAATCACTCAAAAGTGAGCTACGTGAGTTTTTTGGATTGATAAATGTTGAGGTTAAAGTTTTCATAACGGGATGATATTCTAGCTTGTTTGTAGGAATTGATGATGTGTTTTAGCCTGTCCTCTACTGTCTTATTTCTGTTGTTTTTAACGATTGTTAAAAAACAGATTATAAATATGGGTAAAGAGTCTTTTTGAGCGAACGGAATTTGCTATTTTTGGCCATGCAAAACAACGTCCTTATCCTAGACTTCGGTTCTCAGTATACACAGCTCATCGCTAGAAGGGTTAGAGAACTCAATATTTATTGTGAAATAAAGCCATATAACAAGCTTCCAGACGATTTATCGTCCTATAAAGCGGTGATTCTATCAGGTTCTCCGTTTTCGGTGCGGGCAGATGATGCACCGCATCCTGATCTGTCGCAAATAAGAGGTAAGAAGCCCTTATTAGCTGTTTGT
This genomic interval from Zobellia roscoffensis contains the following:
- a CDS encoding TonB-dependent receptor — protein: MSRPTCKPKSGIHKNIGPLLIFKSNHQTLNQAEKKYTISGYITESGSGEHLLGVSIYVPELKLGTTTNDYGFFSLTLPEGNHEIIISYIGFGSERRQVNLMEDKILSIALKPSSENLDEVVVTADERIRESKVTQMSTVQIKPADIQDIPALLGEKDVLKTLQLMPGIQGGSEGSSGFFVRGGTPDQNLIILDDAVVYNSNHLFGFFSVFNGDAIKSVEAFKGGFPARFGGRLSSVIKLDMKDGNKEKLSGKVNIGLISSSALLEGPINKGKTSFIASGRRTYADIMARPFIESKKGNRTGYYFTDFNFKIHHIFSPKDKLFWSNYFGQDKFYDNSVYNDGDKDKSRLQWGNITSTLRWNHQFNNKLFSNTSLIFSNYKFKLLIEEDFEDQQYLFKSSSGINDYTLKTDFDYYPNSKHTIRFGANATRHNFTPQRLLLKDEFNSDIDKEQELNSFEGAVYVEDDWKLTDKLSLSPGIRLSYFNYKDKHYINPEPRLALSYNMKPDLAFKASYSRMNQYIHLLSSSGIGLPTDLWVSSTDNIKPQTSQQLAIGVAKDFFDKDYSVTLEGYYKTLDDVIAYKEGASFLAIDDFETGKNTNWEENITSGQGWAYGAEILFRKQTGPLTGWLGYTLSWSERQFDELNLGNKFYDRYDRRHDISLVGIYKPNEKITLSGTWVLSTGNNYTLPNQQRIANAVDFPIFNNDMYSSFTGTEDFTTQRNNFRGETSHRLDLGIQFHKKKKKNRERIWGVLLYNSYARRNPFIYTIEDKNYDSYAPKPIEKELIRTSVLMLIPSINYTFKF
- a CDS encoding DUF4249 family protein — translated: MYKYIQISLLFVLLCSACQDPVDADELLNVEGSTYILGYLSPSDTLLSIHVSNTIPAVGSPLDNYSNETNKERLTIKDAEVIISDEQNNEINLIYNSEKRNYQANASEFDIVEGSTYFLRVSANNSNFTSSCTIPKKINSITEKITLEFENEYSRQYILDIAFQDIIGKNNFYLIGGKIETEEQGQLYEWPLDFELNSFLTDAIGDGETLRQNSSFGFGYTEEVVTARVTLQVTNVEEILYLNRRATFLNDYNDGNPFVEYSIASNNIEGENVVGVFAGYQLTEKVIEYELKQEAPY
- a CDS encoding pyridoxamine 5'-phosphate oxidase family protein is translated as MTSIFWDETLAEIRKGITERGHPFRFFTLASTGQSGVPSQRTVVFRHFNDNLNLVFYTDERSPKVSQIQKNNKVSLLFYHPEKLLQITIEGKASEITDPQVLKEYWSHVPDGNKKDYTTHIAPGTTMNAPDEIEYLNDRNHFCAIQIEPTRIEYLKIKQPNHVRVLFSKTNKSWQGEFLTP